cagccaatatcatactgaatgggcaaaaactggaagcattccctttgaaaactggcacaagacagggatgccctctctcaccgctcctattcaacatagtgttggaagttctggccagggcaatcaggcaggagaaggaaataaagggtattcaattaggaaaagaggaagtcaaattgtccctgtttgcagacgacatgattgtttacctagaaaaccccattgtctcagcccaaaatctccttaagctgataagcaacttcagcaaagtctcaggatacaaaatcaatgtacaaaagtatttttttttattcagcattttaaatatgtcatgccactctcccTTGGCCTGTAAGATTTTcattgaaaagtctgctgccagatatattagagctccattgtatgctatttgtttcttttctcttgctgcttttaggatcctttctttatccttgacctgtgggagtttgattattaaatgccttaagGTAGTCATCTTTGGGTTAAATCACCTTGGTGTTCTGTaatcttcttgtacttggatatttatatctttctctatgtttgggaagttctctgttattatccctttgaataaactttctacccctgtctctctacctcctttttaaggccaataactcttagattttcccttttgaggctattttctagatcctttagggatgcttcattgttttttattatttttttattttgtctcttctgactgtgtattttcaaatagctgttctcatgctcactaattctttcttctgcgtGATTCATTCTGCTATTAAAGGCCTCTAAtgtattcttcagtatgccaattgcatttttcagctggagaatttctgcttgattcttcttatttcaatctctttgttaaatttttcttatagaattgaattctgaattccttctctgtgttatcttgaatttctttgagtgtcttcaacacagctattttgaatttttcatctGAAcattcacatatctctgtttttccAGAATTGGTTCCCACtgctttatttagtttatttggtgaAGTCACATTTTCCTAGAGTGTCTTGATACTTAAGGATGTTTGCTTGTGtgtgggcattgaagagttaagtGTTTAttgtctcacctgaagccagcaagtcctAGAGGTTCACTGTCTGGGCCAGACTACTGCAAATGTTCCCTTAAGGCTCAAGGGCTCTtaagtcagcttttttttttggatggtccctggcctgggactcacccttcatgGGGGTGTTCTCCtcttggcccagggcaggtccagaaatgcccaCCAAGAGTCAAGTCCTAGAACTGGGGACCTCATGAGCCAACTGGGTGCTCTACCCAGCTGTGGCTGTGCTgttacctaaggtgcaagacaaagtcgcCTTCAtgttttcctctgcttttctcaagcagaaggagtttttCCCTGTAGTTACCACAGCTGGTAatatgctgagtctcacctgaagccagcaagttcCAGAGGTTCACCAACGCTCTTGATGTAGTACGTGGGTATAACTGGTGGTTATTCAGAGCCCaggggctcttcagttagcaggtgatgaatgctaccaggactggatcctttccttcaaaatagtgggttcccttctggcccagggcacgtctagaaatgttgtccagGAGCTATGGCCTGGAAcaggggcctcatgactctgatGCTTTGTCCTGCTGTGGCTGACCTGGCATCCAAGATTCAAGACAAAGTCCTCATGGTTCTTTCCTcacctcaagtggaaggaaggggtccTTTTGGAGCTGCAAGCTGTGCAGCCTGGagttaggggaggggtgatgccagcactccctttGCTATGCCAGCTAATGTCTCAGTAGGTCATGTACCCCCcaagtccactgtctctgggcctagttcagcactaggactcacctaagagttgcagtcctATGGCCTAGActacctttcaagtttatttagagacCTAGAGCACTTTAGCCCTCAGTGGCAAGGTTTGTGGGAACTCAAGTTCAGACTGCTGGGGTtggcaattcccctctggctagggctggttgaAAGACTCCCTCTGTGGGTGGatgtcagctgagtttggtccggttttcctttctgctataACAGGACAGCACCGAGTTTCATGCCTCATAATTGCTGTGTTTTCCCTCCCCCAGCACCCATAGATGCTCTTTGCACCATGCCGCCAATGCCACAGCATGAGGAGGGGTGGCACTGATGATTCAGAACTGTTTTCTCTATCTCTTCattgcctctttcagcaatacaAAGTTAAACTCAGGTATGATGAGGGCTTACTTGATTTTTGGTTCCTATGAAGGTGTTCTTTTCTGTGTAGACCATTATTAAATTGGTGTCTTTGCAGTGGGGGGTGGGAAGGAGATCGGTGGAGacttctattccaccatcttgctgtgCCTTCCCGTATCCCATTACTGATAATGtattgatcacttggttaagttGGTGCTTTCTCAACTGTAAACTTGtatgttttttcctttataacTAGTTAAGTATATTGCGAGGAAatactttgagactatgtaaatCTCCTGCTTCTTATCAGAACACTAATTTTAGAAGAATTGGTTAACCTATCAGAGAAGAGTGATTATCTTTCATTTCCTAAAAATGCATAAGCCAGACAATAAAAGGAAGCATCCCTGAAAGCCAAATGTGCTAGTCAGGATGGGCTGGTTTATGCTGTGACAACAAACAACCCTCAAATCGCAATGACTTAATACAGTAAAAGTTTATGTATCTCATTTTTCATGTTCATTGTGAGTTGCTGGGGGGTTCTTCTCACTCAGGGATGCAGGCTGACTGAGGTCCATTTGGACACAAGCTTCCCTAACTGGTGAGGTAGACAAAGAGAATgagaggctgagtgcagtggctcatacgtgtaatctcagcactttgggaggccgaggcaggtggatcacttgaggtcaggagttcaagaccagcctgaccaacatggtgaaaccctgtctctactaataatacaaaaattagctgggcatggtggcgcatgcctgtaaccccagctacttgggaggctgaagcaggagaatcaattaaaccagagaggcggaggttgcagtgagccaagattgcaccattgcactccagtctgggcaacaagagcaaaactctgcctcaaaatataaaaagaaaaaaaaaaaagaagtagaaaaagggaATGAGATGATCGTACTTTGGCTTCTCCCAGGGATTGAAACACATTACCTACATTATACTCTGTTGGCTAAAGTAAGCCACAATGATAGTCCTAGCTTCCAAGAGGTCCACTgagtgtaatcctagcacgtgcTCAGGAGAGTAGAACTGGAATGCTTGTGAATAGCCTCCAGGACTTTAACACCATGTCTCCTGTACTTCAGGTTTCACTAGTAGGGTGTGGTAACTCAGACTATTtccaatattttctctctttcagaAGATGGAGTATACACCTCCACCTCTTTGAGTTCAGGCTTGCCCCTGTGACTGCTTTGGCCTTTGGAAACTGGGCTGAAGGGACAGGGTGCCAGTTCCAGGCAGAAACTTTGAGATCCAGGGCATGACTCATCACAAGGTACAGCAATGATTGTCCTGTCCGGTTTTGATACTTCACTgtgagaataaaatatttcagagatGGGCTACTCCTTCCTCACGCGTTTTGGAAAGACTAAGACATGTGGGACCAAGTTGAGCAGGGCCCAGCCATGCCCTGCACAGTTGCAGCAGACAGGCAACCTCAGTGTAATGAGGACAAGAAatacatgtctgtttttgtacgcCACTGAGATATTGAGGTTGCTTATTATCAGGCCAGGACTAGGGTGCTAAGAGTAAAGGACTCTCCTTGGGGCAAGCTTCAGGGGGCGCCAAACAGCGTAGTAATCGAGGTGAGTGATATTTTCATGCAATTACTACCACCAAAAGTAATGTAAAATAATCCATGATGAACAAAGTATCCAAAGTCAGAATCAAGACCAGATGAGCGATATAGCTTAGCAAAAGCTCACTGAAGAAGAGTTTTTATGTAACTGAAACAAACTCTAGCTGGAGTTTTagcaagagaagggaaggaacagAAAGCCggtaggaaataataaaaaaaaaaatgtcaacagCAGTTAGAAATGTGTTTCTGAGTTAATGATTCATTATTACGTTTTTCCGTTTTGTttttagtgaatttttaaaagctttaaacaCATAAGCATCTCAAACAACAGATTGCAAAAAGAGAGTAaatcaaagagagaaaaacacaaacaaggaatgttttaaaaatttaggcccaagaccgggcgcggtggctcacgcctgtaatcctagcattttgggaggctgaggtgggtggatcacctgaggtcgggagttcaagaccagcctggccaacatggcaaaaccctcatctctactaagaaaaaaaaaaaaaatacagaaagtagtcaggcgtggtggcacacgcctataatctcagctactcaggaggctgaagcaggagaattgcttgaacccagggggcagaggttgcagtgagctgagattgtgccacttcactccagcctgggtgaaagagcgaagctccgtctaaaaaaaaaaaaaaatttaggcccAAACTGCACCTCCCTGGAAACAATTAGGGGCCAATTTGGAGCAAAGTGGTGATGGTTTAGTGAGGCCCCTCCAGCCTGACAGGGGAATTCCTCTTCTGCTATGTGGTTTTTAAAACCAAGGCTTCACTGCCCAGGAAGTTAAGTTGCAACAGTagtgttttccattttcatctcaGAAAGGTAaatagataatttatttaaagcaaTTCAAATCTATCTCAAGCAAGACAGACACATAGAAACCATAGCTGAATCGAAGATAAGTTTAAATACCAGGTTGATTTAGCCATCTGGATATTTTGGCAACCAACAAATGGAAGCTTATTTGACTAACTTCTCTCAGTAAACAATCCGAGAATCTGTCATTTGTGTTGGGATTGATACAACCAGTTATCATAATGAAAGAGGCAAAATGTGTATTCTAAAGGACAAAGACTTCAGCATCTGAGATTTTCAAGTGCTTAATGTGTTaatgtgtgactttttttttttttaacattagagACTCTGCAAAATTTAAAGGCTGACAATGAGATTAAGTCCTAGAAACTGTGGTTTGCTGCCTAGAGCAGTACCTGCAATATAGTAACTATTCAGTAGGTTTGTGTAAAAGGAGTGTTTTAGTGAAACTTTAGTGGAAGTTTCCCACACACTAGACTGTAAAAAATGTACTATATTCACTTGCATAATTTGCTTCTTTTtggaaaaagttattttaacagTAAAGCAGGACACATATGAATCTTTGCAATAAGATGTAGTTCAACAAAAACGCATCTCGACAGTTGAACAGCCTAGACTGTACTGTCCCTGCTGTGGCTGCTTTGGCAACAACTTCACCTCTAGCACAAATATAGGACTCCTATGGAGAGAGATTGCAAGTCAGAAAGAATGCAGTTTCCTTTCAACtggtaactttaaaaatatctgtattaaaaaaatctgtatttctgcTACAGGAAATAACCCAACTAGAATGTACAAAACTAGAAGACACATTTTCGCCTAATTAGCttacttaaataaaataactataactGTTAAAATAGTgtttcaggccgggtgcagtgggtcacctgtaatcccggtactttgggaggccgaggtgggtggaactcttgaggtcaggagttcgagaccagcctggccaacgtggtgaaaatccgtctccactaaaaatagaaaaattagccaggtgtggtggtgggcacctgtaatcccagctacttgggaggttgaggcaggagaactgcttaaacccaggaggtggaggtttcagtgaaccaagattgtgccactgcactccaacctgggtgacagagtgagacttcatattaaaaaaaaaaatagtgttttaattACTGCTTTCATGGTAACAAGTATAATGAATGACTATCAATAATTGGCGATGCTTGTGAATACTGATTTTTCATAGACATTTAAgctattgttttatatttatgaagGTCTTATGTTAGAAACTATTGATACTGTATTAAACTTTATATTTCAGAAGTTCTACTTGCTAGTTATAGCTTTAAATCTCAAATTATTTTGTAGATCAAATAATTATCTCATAGGTAAGTTTTTTTATACAACACCTGATTGTTTCTTCAATTTGTAATTAATCTCAGTAACATCAGATTGTTTTTGAGGTAGAAATTTACTACCTGAAAAAATATTAccttattatttgaaaaattgcctaaataaaatataaatttgaaaaacagtACAAGATTTcatgaatttattaatttaatttttttttcagacaggatcttgttctgttgcctagtgtgaagtgcagtggcatgatcatggctcactgcagcctcgacctcctgggctcaagtgatcctcccaccttagcctcctgagtagttgggactgcgggcatatgccaccatgcccagttaactttagtatttttgtagaactaggtttcaccatgttgcccaggctggtcttgaactcctgggctcaagcgatctgcccgccttggcctctaaaactgctgggattataggcgggagtcaccatgcctggccgatttCATCAGTTTAAGTGTATGAGTGTTAAAGAAAAGCAAGGGTGCTGTTTAAGTTCTTCAGCTTCATTGTTACAAATAATCAAAAGGGAGAGTTGTTTGATTCATTCTTTCCCTCTAGGACAAAACATAGTCTCTGTCGTGAAATAAGAATTCACTCACAATGTAGATACACCTTCCTGGTACCATGTTGATTAAAACATACTTTTAGAATATaatatctcaaaaaatatgtttAGATGTATTTGTTACGCTATAGATTCCATTACTTTGTTAGAGACTCAAAATTACTGTGGCTTATACGTGATAAaggtgaaaaaaatgttcaaagctCCTTTTCTGCTAGAGTTTTATATTACAGTGGAAGGAGgtaaactaacaaagaaatataTCTAGTAACTGAATGAAATGAATGTTATTTAGCTACTGAAATAGTGGCATGAAtgacacatttttatttcagaaagagaaaaaagcttaTATAAAAGTATATCCAAGAGAGCATGTTTACTGAACAGATAATGAGGGAAAGCTCGAGCACTTGTTGAGGGGTAGAAGAAGACAAGACTGGAGAAATAGGTTGGAGTCAGATTGTGAAGGATCTTGGAAtaacaatttataaaatgttaattttagctggatgcagtggcccatgcctgtaatcccagcactttgggaggctaaggcaggtggatcacttgaggtcaggagtttgagaccagcctggccaacatggtaaaaactccatctctactaaaaatacaaaattatccgggcgtggtggtgcatgcctgtaatcccaggtactcaggaggctgaggcaggagaactgcttgaacccaggaggtagaggttgcagtgagccaagattgcaccactactgtactccagcttgggtgaaaaagtgagtgtttcaaaaagaaaaaaaaggtaattttaagATATAGgcaacaaaatgccacagatgcCTTTAATTGATTGTGACCTGAtagtatttctttctattttaggagtatgtgtgtgtgtgtctccttctccttcttctccttcctctccttcccctccttcttctccttcttcttcctcctctcgtcttcctccttctcctcccccttctcctcccccccttcctcttcttccttttcttcttcctcttcttctccttctcctccttctccctcttcctcttcctcttcttcttcctcttcctcctcttcttcttcctcttccttttcatacgggatctcactctgtcatccaggctggagtgcggtggtgtgatcatagctcattgctgcttcagccccccaagtagccggaactacagctgcatgccacaaCCCTTCactaatttaaagtttttttgtaaagatgggtctCACCAcgtgacccaggctggtcttgatctcctgtccTTGAGTGATCTTCCTGCATTGGCCTCTCAAAACTCCAGCATTACAAGGCACAAGCCACCGAGGCTGACCTATTATTATTCCTTCATGGCATTTTTCCTTCAATGAACTTGACATTTCAGATTTAAAGTTTGTTGAAATTGGAAATGATTAACTTGCACCCATGAAACTAAGGCAGTGCTGAGAGTCGGAGAGGCAGGGAAGACACACTATTGTGGTTGTCCCTCTATGAGACAAAATCTGCAAATGAGGGAGAGGTGGTGGGGATGGAGGGAGAGGCCTTATTCTAGGAAGACTTGGGGGTAAAAGGCACACAATTTGGTGATTAATTGGCGGAATAGGGAGGAATAAATATGATGTTACAGATTGTAGCTTGGGAAACAGCTAATGAAACCatttactgaaattaaaaatgtttgagaGGAGAtaggtttgtgtgtgtatattgtgGAAAAAGACAATAACGAATACAGTTGTAGTTACATGGTTTAAGTGCCCAAAAGACACCTAGGTGGGGCTAAAAGAGCCATTTGAGGGCCTGTGACACACTGAAGATGCCAAGTCATATGCCAGACAACTTACAGCAAGCGGGACTCTAATTCTTTCTGAAGATACTAAAGAACTACAGCCAAGCGtggcttaatgacagggatatgtcCTTAGAAACACATCCTTACATGATTTTGtcatgcaaacatcatagagtgtacttatgcAAACCTGAAcagtacagcctactacacacctaggctacatggtgTAGGCTATGGCTCCTAGGATGCAAACCTATATGTATAGCACCTCACTGTACTGAATAccataggcaattgtaacacaaatgtaagtatttgtgtagttaaacatagaaaaggtacagtaaaaatatgatataaaatattaaaatggcaCATCTGTGTAGAGCTtttatgaatggagcttgcaggcctggaagttgctctgagtgagtgagtgagtggtgagtgaatgtgaagacctaggacattactgtaaactactgtagactttataaacccTGTGTATTTAacctacactaaatttataaaaaaatatttttctggctgagtgcaatggctcacacctgtaatcccaccactttgggaggccaaggcagatggatcacctgaggttaagagttcaagaccagcctggccaacatgatgaaaccctgtctttactaaaaatataaaaagttagctgggcgtggtggcaggtgcctgctatcccagctacctgggaggctgaagcaggagaatcgcttgaacctgggaggtagaggttgtggtgagccgagatcatggcactgcactccagcctgggcaataagaacaacttcgtctcaaaaaaaaaaaaaaaaaaagaaaaagaaaaagaaaaaagaaaatatttttctttcttgatgaataaattaatgttagCTTACtgtaaatttttactttataactttttaaacctTTTGATTATTTTGTAATAACACTGCTGAAAACATactgctgtacaaaaatatttttatatccttattttataaactttggtctatttaaaaatttaaaaaatttgttacttttattttcttactttttgttaaaaatgaagacacaaacaccCACATTAGCCTAAGCCTAGACAGAGTAAGAATCATGaacatcactgtcttccacctccacatctcaCCCCACCACAAGGCCTTCAGGGGCAATAATAGGCGTGGAGCTGCCATCTCCTGATAGCAATGCCTTcttcttctggatacctcctgaaggatctgcctgaggctgtttaacttttttttttatttttaataagtaaaagCAGTACACTCGAAAAtaatgatgatatggtttggatctgtgcctcacccaaacctcatgttgaattgtaatccccagtgttggaggcagggcctggtgggaggagattaggtcatggaggtggatttccCCTATGGTGCTGCTTTCCTGGTAGTGAGtgcttgtgagatctggttgtttaaaagtgtgtagcacccaCCCCCTTTTCCCTCTGCTCTGGCCACGTGAAGacatgtctgcttccccttcgctttctgccatgattgtaagtttcctgaagttttcatgcttcctgtacagtctgttgaactgtgagccaattaaacctctcttctttataaattactcagtctcaggcatttattcatagcaatgcaagaactaATACAAATTgtaaaaagtatagtaaatacataaaccagtaacatagtcatttattgtcattattaagTATTATGTACAGGACATAATTGCTGTACTTTTACTTGACTGGCAGTGCAATAGATTTGTTTACACCAGTATCACCACAAACACGTGAGTGATGTATTGCAATACATATGTCATCACTAGGCTATGACATCACTAGGcgatagaaatttttcagctccattataatcttatgggaccactatcATATATGTAGTCTaccattgactgaaatgtcattatgtggcatACATAATGTAGGGTTTTCAAGGGTACCTTAAAGAACatctataaatacatacacacacaaacacatttataCACCCAGTagtcaaaatgattttaaaaatcacatcttAGCTCAAAAAGATAATTaacttttattattcattaaaaatgagctttctaaaatattagcaaatttcaTTTTAAGCTCTGTCTTGAAGTGCTGATACCACTGaagtaacatttttcttctttcaattttttcttgtaaaattatagttttctctttttctaaaacaGCAGGGAGTTCCTTCCAGTTCTTGATAAAGATAAAGGGAGCACCCATGGACTTGAGTAACTGCAGAGGAGCACCGTGGTGCACAGATGTATTCCCACAGTTGCCAGCTGTCATCACGTCTTCCACCACAGGAATGGAGCCATAGGAGCAAGCCTCATAGATTCGATAGCATTCTGTGTTTACTCCGACCGGGCACAATGTGAGATCACTCTGAAGCAAGGCATCTTGGTAATTCTTAAGACTTTCATTTGTTTCCTGAGGCTGCCAGctagaaaatcagaaaaacaactgTAGTTTTCACTTTACTAAGTATATAGTTTGTGAACAAAAATActttatcttttaataaaatCAGTTTCAGGAAATGGTGAAACTTTATAGAGATGATAGGCATAAGAGATATCCAAAATCCTGGCCCAAAtagatttcttaaaaatgttgaagaaTTGGAACATTTTACAGCTGTACATTTATAAAATCTAGGAGTCACCGTAACATTTCTGAACGGATAATAATAATTCAACCGATACTTCGGGAGTGCTAGGTCCTCTCTTCCCTACCTTGCCCTCATGGAGCATATATTCTAGTTCTAGTGGTGGAGATGGATAGTGACCAAGTGAAGTCAGTAAATTATTTAGATGGGGTAGAATACTGTGAGAAAAGAGCAAAGGAGTAAGTAGAGCAGGAGTTTCTAAGGGGGTAGGGTTGCAATCTTAAATAAGTGATGAGGGACTGTCTTACTGCGGCAGCATCTGAGCACAGAGTTGGGGATGAAGGAGCAAGCCACGTAGATCTGGCGGGATAAAAGAGCAAGCAAGAGTGAAGGCCATGAGACAGCATGTGCCTGGCATGTTCAAGGAGCTGCGGGGAAGCCAGGGTGGCTGAGGTAGGGTAACTGAGGGAACAGGCGCAGAAGATAAAGTCTGAATGGTCACACGGGACTCTATCATGCAGGCTTTTGAACATGGGGTGACATGACGTGATGTAGGTTTCATCAGAATCAATCTGGCTATTGTGTTGAGAATGGACTGTACAGGGGCAAGGGTAGAAACTGAAAGATCAGTAAAGAAAGATAGAtgcggctgggtgcggtagctcacgcctg
The Gorilla gorilla gorilla isolate KB3781 chromosome 10, NHGRI_mGorGor1-v2.1_pri, whole genome shotgun sequence genome window above contains:
- the RXYLT1 gene encoding ribitol-5-phosphate xylosyltransferase 1 isoform X4: MLHDERPYLCNFLGTIYENSSRQALVNILKKDGNDKLCWVSAREHWQPQETNESLKNYQDALLQSDLTLCPVGVNTECYRIYEACSYGSIPVVEDVMTAGNCGNTSVHHGAPLQLLKSMGAPFIFIKNWKELPAVLEKEKTIILQEKIERRKMLLQWYQHFKTELKMKFANILESSFLMNNKS